A region of the Sminthopsis crassicaudata isolate SCR6 chromosome 6, ASM4859323v1, whole genome shotgun sequence genome:
CACCCGGCTCCAGCGCGCATGCTCCTGGCACCTGAAGGCCCCGGCCGAACGGCCGGGCTGAAGAAGCGACTGACGGCGGCGGGTCCGTTGTGCTGGATCTCGCAGGGGAGAAGGTGCAGCGCGGTTGGCGTCGCGGAGCGCACGGAGTTCGGCTGCAGCCGAATGAGGCCCGGGAGCGCGGGGGCTGCGCCGTCCGGCATCGCTTCGAAGAGCCTGTGCGCGTGCGCTGGCGTAGGGGATGCGCTTGGAACTCGCGCCGAACGCCAAGCGCTTGCGCTCTGCACGCCACCTCATGGGAGCCGTAGTTCATTGTGGCCGTGCGTGCTGACGTCACAGGCATCACGTACCGACATGTGCTAGGAACACAGAGCTACCCCCTAGTGTAttatgggttcaaatcttgcaaTTTCCGGAGTGCGGAGCTGTCCCTTGACCCTGGTTCGGCAGCTCTCCCCCGGCCTTGCGGCCCCAGCATTCCCGGAGGAAGGACAGGAGCGGGAGCTCCCCAGGAACCGGCTTTTCTTTCAAATGCCCAATTGTATTTTCCGTTGCGAGTTCCTTCCCTCCCACCGAGAAAACAAAACCACATCCGGGCTTATTCTGGAGGCCTCCCCAAGGCACAGGCCGCTCATtgcctggttctgctcccttctgCGCACCCAGAGCCTCTGAGAGCAGCCCTGGGGGCTCGTTTCTGGGGGAAGGGGCCAAAGAGCTGCTTCCTCCGgaaacctggggggggggggcagtcagTTCCTGTCTGCATGTACCCTCAGGCCCCAGGGCGCTCCTTGAGCAGCCCTGGAACGCCACTGGGAGGGAGGCCTATGGAGCCCAGCTGGTCCTCCTGGCACTCCGGTCTCAGGGGGCTTCCGGCAATGGTGAGGACGGGCCCCCTTTCAGCGCCAGGTCCCTGAGCCCCGATTACACAGGAGAGGCCGCTTGGCCTCTGGCAAACTGCTGCTCTCAACCTTCAAGCAGACACCCATTTCCCAAAGGGCCCCTCTGCCCAAAGCCCCTCcagtagagaagaaaaagaaaccgTGCACTTCTCACCAATAAACAAGCTTTTATGAATGAACGAGTAGCAGGGACCCAGCGCGCCCCTTGTCCCCTCACCCCATTGGCAGAATCCGTCGACTCTCCCCAAGCCAGGATCCGGGCCCCCTCCTGCTCAGGCGGCAGCCGCCAAGCCTCGGAGATATTCCCCAGCCAGAGGCAATACGGCCCAGTCATCTGTCCTCAGGGCCACCCTGGCTCCCTCCTCCCCAGCGGCCTCTATTTGCAGCAACAGCTGAGAGCTGGGGGGCAGCCGGATGGCCACCTGGTACCTGGTGGGGGGTGTGGCAGACACCAGGAAAGGCTCCCAGTGCTTGGCCACCAGGGCTTCGAGTGCCGGGCCGTGCCAAGGGCCCCACATGCAACTCTCCGCCCCCTCGGGCAGGCAGGAAGCCCAGAGCTCCTGGAAGGCCCCGGGGGGGCTCTTCTCTGGGGAGGGCGGCAGCAAAGGCAGAAAGAGGTCAGCAAAGGCCACGGGCAGGCTGGGCATCTGGGCGTAGCAGGTGAGACCAGTGGGGCTGGCGTAGAGAACGCTAATGTCCAGGAGGGCAGGGTAGGGGCGCCGGGGCTCCAGGGTCAGCAGCAGCAGCTTGGGGGGAGCTCCAGGGCGAAGGCAGGGGATCCGCAAGGCCTCTAGAGGCTCATAGTGTGGCCCCAGGACACGGAAGCGCAGCTCCAATGAGTAGAGGATCTCGGAGGTCTCCACTGTGAGGCCCAGGACCACAGGGGCCTCCCGGGCCTGCCGGGGCACCCGCCTCAGCTGCAGAGGGGCCCGGGCCTCCTGGACGGTGAGAGCCGAGGCGAAGCCCTCATTCTCCTCCACCAGGGAAGAGCACAGCATGGGCGTGGAGCGTGCCGGGCCCAGGGCCGAGCCCAGCTTGGGCCCCGACAGGTGGGTAAAGAGGCTGTAATAGAGGCGGGCCCGGTCTCGGCTGTCCGGGTCGCGCAGGCCCCGGGCCAGCTCCTGCAGCAGGTTGGCCAGGTCCCCGGGGACGGCCCCACTCGGTCCCGTCCCCCTTAGGAGGGCCCGGCAGGCCCCCAGAAGGGCCTGCTCCCAGGCCCAGTCCCCAGGCTGCCTGAGGGCTGCCCATAGGAAGTCCAAGGTGGGACCCAAGGGCTGGCCCCCTGCCACCTTGGTGAGGATCTGCAGGTGCCAGCGGTGGGCTTGTATCCCCCCAGTCCCAGCCACTGCCACCTGCTGCAGGGCTTTCCCCAAGGGGTCTGCCAACGCAGCTCCCGCCTGCTCCAGAAGGTCAACAAAATGGGGGGCCAGGCAAGGCCGGACGTGGTAGAGCTCGGCAAGGCCCTCTGTGAGCTGGGCCAGGGCCCCTGGGTGGCCGGCCAGGCAGCGAGCAGCCAGGTAACAGGCCCGGAAGCAGAGAGTGGCTGACATCCGGGGAGCCCCTGGCTGAGCCGCCCCCTGCCTCAGGCCGACCAGCAGCTCCTGGAGGTAAGCCAGGGCCGGGGCACCGGTGCCCGGACAGTCCCGGGGGCCGTCAGCCCCGAGCTCCTCCCCACACAGGAGACACAGAAGATGCAGCCGCGCCAGGAGGTCTGGGGGGTCCTGCAGCAGACTGGGCAGAAGACCCGTGGCCAGGCCGGGGGTGAGCAGAACCGGGGTGGTCTCCTCCCCTGCGGCCCCCAAGGGCCAGTTCtcggggaagtgcaggaggcagtGCAGGTAGAAAAGGCGGGCAGGGGGCGGCAGGGCTGGGTGCTGGGCAGCCCCCACCAGTCTGCGCAACAGCAGAGCCTCGTCCTGAGCCGTGAAGAGGGCCTCCCCGAAGGCGTCCTTCAAGGCCAGCACCGCGTGCAGCAGGGACACCCGGGCCGTGCCCAGCAGGCGCACCAACTGGGGCTTCAGCAGGGCTGGGGGCTGGCCCCGGACGGCCCTCAGCACCTGGCTCAGCTGCTGCAGCGTGCGGGCCTGGGCCGGTGGGGTCAGCAGGTAGGAGGCATCCAGCAGCTGGGACACGGCAGCCCGCAGCTCCCGGGCCTCGGgcgggcccagatccagggcggGGGGCCAGTCGGCTCCCTGGCCCCGGGGTGCCTCCCAGTCCCAGATGTCCTCCCCGGCCAGGCTCCAGTCCCACGGGCCGGGCCGCTGGTCGAGGGGGACCTCCAGGCCCCAATCCCAGGCCTGGCCTTCTCCCCGGTCACTTCTGGCAGCCAGCAGTCCTTGTAGGCCCGCCCGAGCCCCAGGGCCTGCCCGGGCCATAGCCGCCAGGGCATTGCGCAGGGCCAGCACAAAGAGCAGGCGGTGGGGTTGGGTGCCCGGGGCATCCTGCAGAGCCCACAGCAGCCCCAGCTGCCCGGCCAGCAGCCCCGGGCGGCAGCTCTCCAGCTCCCGCAGGCATTCGCACGCAGTGGCCTGGAGGGCTCGCTGCTCGGGGCCCCCGGCCCGGCCCCCCGCCACCCGCAACAGCAGGGGCAGCAGGCGGGCCGAGGCGGCCGAGCTCGGACCCAGGGCCCCGCTGGCCGCCAGGACGCTAGTGGCGGCCAGCAGCAGTGGCCGGTGCAGGGGCCCGGGCCTCGGGGGCAGGAGGGCCAGGGTGTCCAGGAGCGTGGAGGCCGCGGCCTCGGCCCCCCCGGGGTCAGGCCACAGATGCGTGGGGAACTCCAAGATCACAGCCAGCAGAGAGATCTGTGGGGGAGCAGAGCGTCAGGCTGGGACCCCCGGAGGTCACAGGTGGGGGACGAGGAGCTGGGGGTCAGGGGCTGGGTGGAGCTGGCCCACATCCtggggattgggggggggggtttgggTCAGGAGGCCAGCtgaaagggggtgggggagaaggggggCCCAGGTTGAACAAGGGccccggggcgggggggggggggggtggctcAGGTTTGAGTGGGGACACCCGAGGGACAAGGTGAGGGGTAAATCCGGGGGCCAACAAGCTGGGGGCCGGGGAGCTAGGTTGGGGGAGGCGCAGGTGGAGGGGCCACTGAGGGAAGTAATGAGGGGCGGAGCCAGGGCTGCCGGGAGGGGAGCTAGGCTTGGAAGGAGGGCCTCTGTTGGTGAGGGGGGAGTTAAGTTGAGGGGTCACCCAGGGGCAGCgagctgggggaggggaataTGTTGATGGGGGGCACGGTCggcaggggggaggggggctccCACCTTGACCACCTCGCTCAGCCGGTCGCTGCGCAGCTCGCTCAGCAGCTCGGCCGCCAGAGCGTCGGCCCCGGCCCGGGCCACGAAGGCGGCAGGACTGGCCCGCAGCGCCGCCAGCGCCCGGGCCCACGCTTCCCCGCTGCGCGGGGCCATGACCCCGGGCCGCGACCCCCGGGCCTCGGCGGCAGCTCACGCGGCGGGGGCGCTCAGACCTCACCTCGGCGCTCCGGCCTCCGCCACCAGCGCCGGCCTCCTTCCTGTTTCCCTCTCCGTCCGCCAGGGGGGGATCTGAGGCCGCGGCACCGAtcccgccccgccccctcccgtCCTCCCCTGCTAGAGCCCGCAGTGGCGTGGGACGGGGCGGGGACGGGACGGAGGGGGCCGCGCGGGCCGCGCCAGGGGGGCCGTGACCTTGCACTCGGGCCGGGCGCTATCTGCCCTTCAGGTGCTCGCGTTAGGGCGGGCGGGGGTGACGAGGCGGGGACGGTGTACGCGGCGGGCGCCCGGCTGGGAAAAGAACGCGGAGGAGGGCGATGGCGGATCGGTCCCGGAAGGAGCGGCCTCGCCTGCGCCTCCCTGGCCCCGGGCGGGCTGAGCGTGCGCGCGGCTCATTAGGCGGCTCCGGCCCGTCTCCCCCTTGGGCATCGAAACCCGGGCGCCGCCCCCGCCCCCTAACGGGACGGCCCGAGGGGGCGGGGCAGTAACGGGGCGGCCCCGGGGGCGGGCAGGCGCCGGCTCGTCGGTTTCGCTGGGGCTGAGTAACTGTcacgccgccgccgccgcgcggGGGCCCCGCCTCTCCCCGAAACCGCCGGGCGTGGGCGCGTGGGCGCGGACGGAGCCGGCGCCCGCTGGCCCCCAGCCCGGCTCGGCTCCCGGGACACTCCCCCCATCCCGGCGGGGGGCCCCCCCCCCCGTCTCCCCCCAGTCCCCCTCCCCGGGCTGGCCTGCGGGGGGCCGACCCCCCTCCAGGAAACGGGCCCCCGGGGCCCGGGAGGGACCGAGCCTGCTCCGAGAGCCCCACCTGCGAGTCCCCCGAACCGGTCGGGCCGGGCTGCGAGCCCTGGGCGGGCTGGGCTTCCCAATGGGGACCCCGCCCCGGGCCTGGAGGATGGCCCAGTGCAGCTCCCCCACTCAGGGCAGCCCCCCCAGAGCTGCCGCCGAAGCTGGGTCCTGAACTTGGGTTCCAAAGCTGCCTGGGAGCCGGGAGGGCTGGCCAGAGAAAGCGCCCCCCCCTTGTCCGGATGCCCCGTGAGGACTCCCCTTTGCTCCGTGGCCACCGCTGGCAGTAACCCCTGGCTGGGCCGATCTGCCACAGGGGCTCACAGGAGAGCAGGGAGGGCCCAGTTCTGTCTTTGGCTCTGTTACTGGAGCTCGATTCCACTCAGACCCAAATTCGGGGAAGGGAGACCTGCCAAGGACACTGAGGGTCCCAGTGGCCCACCTCCCTAGGACAGCAGAAAAACCTGACTCCGAAAGGGCCTGAGGGCTTAatgagctgggggggggggggtttgaaGGCAAAAGGGGCCGAATAGTGTTCCCAGGCCCTCCCCGCCCCCCAGGCCCCGGAGCCCAGACAGCAAGACacgtgggggtgggggagaggccCCAGAGACGCCTGCTGTTTGGGTGGATGGGGCAGGGCGGTGGGCAAAGAGTCCAAGGACTGGTCTGGCAGGACTTGAGTCAGCCCCTGACTCAGCCACTGCTCCCCAGCCACTTCCCCTCtaggtgcctcagtttccctggata
Encoded here:
- the AP5B1 gene encoding AP-5 complex subunit beta-1, with protein sequence MAPRSGEAWARALAALRASPAAFVARAGADALAAELLSELRSDRLSEVVKISLLAVILEFPTHLWPDPGGAEAAASTLLDTLALLPPRPGPLHRPLLLAATSVLAASGALGPSSAASARLLPLLLRVAGGRAGGPEQRALQATACECLRELESCRPGLLAGQLGLLWALQDAPGTQPHRLLFVLALRNALAAMARAGPGARAGLQGLLAARSDRGEGQAWDWGLEVPLDQRPGPWDWSLAGEDIWDWEAPRGQGADWPPALDLGPPEARELRAAVSQLLDASYLLTPPAQARTLQQLSQVLRAVRGQPPALLKPQLVRLLGTARVSLLHAVLALKDAFGEALFTAQDEALLLRRLVGAAQHPALPPPARLFYLHCLLHFPENWPLGAAGEETTPVLLTPGLATGLLPSLLQDPPDLLARLHLLCLLCGEELGADGPRDCPGTGAPALAYLQELLVGLRQGAAQPGAPRMSATLCFRACYLAARCLAGHPGALAQLTEGLAELYHVRPCLAPHFVDLLEQAGAALADPLGKALQQVAVAGTGGIQAHRWHLQILTKVAGGQPLGPTLDFLWAALRQPGDWAWEQALLGACRALLRGTGPSGAVPGDLANLLQELARGLRDPDSRDRARLYYSLFTHLSGPKLGSALGPARSTPMLCSSLVEENEGFASALTVQEARAPLQLRRVPRQAREAPVVLGLTVETSEILYSLELRFRVLGPHYEPLEALRIPCLRPGAPPKLLLLTLEPRRPYPALLDISVLYASPTGLTCYAQMPSLPVAFADLFLPLLPPSPEKSPPGAFQELWASCLPEGAESCMWGPWHGPALEALVAKHWEPFLVSATPPTRYQVAIRLPPSSQLLLQIEAAGEEGARVALRTDDWAVLPLAGEYLRGLAAAA